The window ctgggatctagttcagcattggggtccctgcagggagcctgcttctctctctgcctatgtctctacctctctctgtgtgtctcttatgaataaaatcttttaaataaaatatcagcaaagaGATTCACCATCAACACCTTATATATCATGACCAACTGGTCTGGcattccaggaatgcaagaaaCAGTCAATAACCTAATATTAATATGGtattatgggacgcctgggtggctcagtggttgagcatctgccttcagctcagggcacgatcccgagtcccacatcaggctccctgcatggagcctgcttctccctctgcctctctctctgtctctcatgaataaataaaatcttaaaaaaaaaatatggtattatTAGAGTTCAAGGCAATATCATATGATCATCTCCttatgtggtctatgtatacaatggaacattcctcagccattagaaacaacaaatatccaccatttgcttcaacgtggagggaactggagggtattatgctgagtgaagtaagtcaatcggagaaggacaaacattacatgctctcattcatttggggaatataaaaaatagtgaaagggaataaagggaaaaggagaaaaaatgagtgggaaatatcagaaagggagagagaacatgagagactcctaactctgttattctatatgttggcaaattgaacaccaataaaaaatcaaaaaaagaaaagaaaagaaaaaggcatgcAAAAAACCCATTCACGTTAAACttctaaaaaaaggaattgaaagaTGCTTCTTTAATgtgataaaatacaaatatttaagcTCCAAAGCCAGGATTATACTTAATGGGGAAACTCTAGAGGCTCTCCggttaaatttaagaaaataaaagaatgcctAATACCTCCACTACTTACCATAGTGCTGGAGGTATCAGACAAGCGAAAGGAGTTACAACCACATAATTAGAGAAGAAGAGGTAATAATCTCTCTATTTGCAGATACTTCATTATACATCTGGAATACCCAAAGAGTAAATTAAAACTACTATAAACAATGAGATAATTTAGTAATAACAGACTAGGACATTGACATATTGGAAACAATAGGGATTTTATACGCACATAGGTACCACCCTCCAGGCAACGTCCTGTTAAAGATGACAAAAGGAAAGACAGCAttgcaataacaaaaataaataaaatgcctgaGAATAGTTTCGACAAGAATGTGCCAAACCTTTATGATTAAAACTATAAATTCCTGAAACATACAATGTAGACTTAAATAAAAACCAAGGCACAGATGACAAGAGACCTGAGACACATCAACCACACACCGTCTGTGCCTTGGTTTAGACCAACCGTGGAAAGACATTTGAGACCAGTGAGGACATCTGAAAACAGACTGGCTATCAGAGGGTATTAaggcacggaggggggcacttggctggatgagcactgggtgttatgctacgtgttggcaaattgaactccaataaatttttttttttaaatagggaaaaaaaaaggaatcacaatGAATTTTGTTAGTGTGATAATGTTATGGTGGTTATCAGGAATAAAAGTCTTATATGTAAAGATACGTAATAAAAGGCTTGTGGGCaaaattaccaaatatttaaaatacttggcacgggatgcctgggtggttcagtgatggCGTATCTGTcattgactcaggtcatggtcctgggatcgagccttgcatcgggctcccctgcagggagcctgcttcttcctccatgtctctgcctctctctctgcgtctctcatgaataaacaaaatctttttaaaaaagttgaaatttaaattaataaaataaaatactttggcaAAACAAAAGAAGTGGACCCCCGttttgtgtgtgggagggggaaggaagcaggatcGGCATGGTATTGAAAACCACGGGAGCAGCTGCATCTGATGCCAGGCACCGCAGGTTTGCACCCCAGTTCATCTCTGTTAGCTTCAGGAATGTTCtttgcaccccctgccccccattctGCCTCATTGGTTTGTCCCTTTCTGCGGAGCTCTTCATTCTGTGCATACACCCAGGCTCGATACCCACTTTGCCCCCCAACACCCTGGAAGCCAGGCTTCTCTGAGCCCCGCCGATTAAGTCCAGAGCCATGTCATCCCTCCTTGCCTCCCCTTCTCGCTCGTTCACCCCTGTCACAGCACTAAACTCCCTGACGACACCATTAGTCTCTAGGGACCAGATCCCACTGTCACTCTTCTTTCCTCAGCCCCCAACAGTGTGTTCCATggtcttcatctctctctctctctctctctctgttttttaaaggtttatctattcatgagagacacacacacacagaggcagaggcagagggagaagcaggctccatgcagggagcccgaggctggactcgatcccagaaccccaggatcacgaccggacccaaaggcagatgctcaaccaatgaaccacccaggtgtcccttatctTTTTAGTCTTGACCTGTGTTCTGGATTCATGTTCAATCAACAGCCCATCAACACTCACAACTGGAGGAATCACAGGCCTCTCAAACTCGACACAGGCTGGAGCAGGGCTCTGGTACATTCCCCTTTGTCCAAGCCACATCCTCGCCTCAAGCGGGGGCCCCACTCTCCACCCAACTGTCTCAGCCAACGCTCAAAGTCCCTCTTGCCATGGAAAACAGTAGATTCTTCGATGTATTTAGTTATTTCATTAGGGCCACTTATTCTTATAAAACAGCCTTTCTTTTAACGAGCAGGAATCCTTTGGCTGTTTCTAATTTCAAATTAAACCTGCACCACAGGCATCATTTCCTTACCCTGGGACTCTCTTCCCTGGTTTAAGAAGCtagctctctctcattctcaaggTCCTATCTTCGTAGGCCACCCCCACTTCTTCCCCATTGGACCTAACCCCGTCAGATCACCCTGTTTGGTTTCCTCTGTAGCACTGTGCACATAAGCTTCTTgttggtctttttttccccccaaacgaAAGCTACGTGATAGCAGGGCCTGTGCTCTGGTCACTGCTCTATCTGTGGCACCCAGCAGAGCTCCCAGTGTGGATCAGACGTTTCCGAAACAAGCATTTGGAACAAGACCAGTCAGTCTGCTTGGGCTTCTAgaacaaaataccagagactggaaggcttaaacaacacacatttatttctcaaggtTCCAGAGGGTGCCAGCAGACTGGGCAGTTGGTGAGGACCTTCGAGAACTTTCTTCCTGGCCTATAGACAGCTGTTGGCTCCTTGTGTCCTCAACTTGGCCTTGCCTTGGGGCTTGTGCATGGAGAGctgctctttctgtgtcttcctcttcttctcaggGCACTAATCCTATCATGGGGTCCCACCCTCGTGACCTCAGCTAATCCTAACCATTTCCCAAATGCCCCACATGGGGCCTGGATGTTAGGGCATCAACACATGAATGAGGGGTGGGAGTGAGAGGGACACAGTCTGCCCAAACTTTCCTCTTCCTGGGCCAGTTCCTAAAATGAAGCAATTGGCTGATCTCCGACGTTTCTCCTGTTCTGACATCCTGATGTTGTCCCTACCAAGAGGGGTCTGCCTACGGACAGCTCCCACACACCAGACTCTTACGCTGGCAAGCACCATGCAAGCCAATGGGGTTCCAATCACAAGAGGCACAAACCCTGTCACATGTGGTGTCCAACGTTCACCTGTCCTCGTAAGACTGGGATCAAGGAATATAAAATAGGAGAAGCGGTGCTTTCCTCCTATGATGCTCTTATTAGGTACCTAACAGTATACACATCATTACCCCCATACCTCTCTGTGACGAAGAAGCTACGGACTCTGGCcacacacaagtggggaggaCCCATGCACCACACAGGATGGATTCCTTCTACTGGAAGCATCCCTCTGTGATACCTGAGGCCCTATTTACCggctcctggggcgggggcgggggcagctaaTCTTGTGATGGAAGCAGGCGGGGACAGGGCATGGGGTGGGCTGGGCTGTAGGAAAGGGACTCCCTCCAGCTGaggcctggggagctggggacagCTGCGAGTGGGAACAGGGACTCCTGGTGGCCCTGGAACTACACATGTCAGGACAGAGCCCATGGGTgccagagcagggagggggggaCCAGAGGGTGTGACCTTGAATGCAAGGAGCTGCTGGCAAAGACTTTCTGAGGTCACTTACTCCCTCCAAGAACACTGGGGTTTTGAGATTTTggattataggaaaaaaaaaaattctagcctTATCACCAAAGTAAAAGAAACACAATGAATTCATGAGTATTCTTTCCCTTCCAAAATGTCttctctggggcagccccagtggtgcagcggtttagcgctgcctgcagcccagggcgtgatcctggagacccgggattgagtcccacatcgggctccctgcatggagcctgcttctcctctgcctgtgtctctgcctttcgctctcgctctgtgtctctcatgaataaataaaataaaatcttaaaaaaaaaatgtcttctctgGTGACCGACGGCCTGTCCCTGATTCTCTCCTCTGGCATCTAGGTCACGAATAGAAGCTGGTTGGGCACTGAGGTAGACAAActgttttacatttaattaatcAACATTACAAAGTGTTCACACTACATACAACTTCGTGACATCCGGGTGTGTGGGCAGCATTTAAAAGCAGCCCCTgcaccctctgtccctctgtccctccacagATGGGTGACCGAGGGTGTCTGGTCTCGCCTGCTCAGCCCCCCGCTCGGTTGTGAGCTGGGGACTGTGGACTAGCGGGCTTCCAGGTCCTGGGCACAGATCTGGGCTCCTCTCGGGCCTTCCTGTGACCTGCACCTGTGCCCACCTGCGCAGGGGGGGCTTTTGCAGGCAGGGGCCTGTGCAGACATGCCGCCTGTCACACAGCTGGTGCAGGGGTTGGAAAGCCTGGCCCAGGCTCAAGTGAGCGGGCCTGCTCTCCCCTGCAGCCAGGGGCACAGGGAGCTGAGGGAACAGACTGAGAAGCAGCCACGGGTATGTGACAGGCGACACTAGTTACTGGGAGGGGCAGAATGGAGACAGAGGCCAAAAACCATCAGGGCGTGGGGAAAACCAGAGGCCAGGTGCTGCTGGGACACCCGGAGGATGCCGTACCAACCTCTCCAGTGCCAACCTGCCGGCGGGGGAGACTGGGGGGCCACAGGCAGGTCCAGCAGGCCCTGTGTAGGGCTCATCCTCGGCCCCCCAATCCCCCCCGGACTGGGGAGTACTGGAACAGGACACGCACAGCCGGTAAACGAAGGTGACCGCAAGCACGAACATCCCCTCTGCGGGCCAGCAGGACGTGGCCTCGGGGGATGCAGGAGGAGACAGGAGCGCGGGACCTGGGCTAAGAGAAGACAGAGTCAAAGGCAAAGGGGAGGATGTGGCACGGGCGAGGGCCGGGGTGGAGGGTGGGTGCGAGCGGAGCTGCTGGGGGGAGTCTGGACGGGGAGCTTGGGGGTCGGCCTGGGCCCCCAGGGCTGAGCCCCTGCGTCTGAGCCGGGGCAGATGACCAAGAGAGCGAGCGGCCTGGTGTCAGCGCACTGGGATTGGGAACCCGGCTCTGTGACCTGCCCCAGTTATGGTGCTTCCTCGAGGCTCGTTTTTGTAACCTAGGAAATCGAGTAATTCCCAGCTCAGTCGAGGTGATGATCAAGTGGGAGCACCCATAACGTGAGAGGCGCTGTACAGACGTGCACCCCTGCGGGGAAGGGGGCCGCGGACAACTGACTAGCCCCCAGTGTGGTAATGGGGAGAGCAGGGACCCTGAGACCCTCAGAGGACAGTTCCGTCGGGGTGGGAGTCAGCACTGCCTTCATGCGAGAAGGGTGGTCCTTCATCCCGACCTGGGCACTCTGGACCAACAGGTGCTGGGCCCCGAAGGTACTCACCTGGTCACTCATCCTCCAGGTCTGGCAGCTGCTCCAGGAGCATGTCCTCCATGCCACTGAGCTGCACGGGAGAAGCGGGTGAGAGGCCCGGGCCCTAGGAAGTCTCCTTCCATCCTTCTATTCCTGCCTCCCGGGCCTTCCAGGAGCTCGGAGCAGCAGGCAGGAACCTGCCTGGGGGCGGGGGATTCGAggagcccctcctcccaccagccTTCACCCCCTGACTGCCCATCCGAGAGGCCTCCCTGTGGCTGAGACCTCAGAAGGTGGCCCAGTCAATGTCTTCTGATGTCTCCCCAGTCCAATCCTTGAAAAACCTGCAGTTGTAAACTCCTTCTACTTGTTTAGCTTTTGGTGAGAGATGGAGGGAATGGATTGACCTCAGAGGCCAGACATGGGGGCCGGGGGAGGTGAGGAGGACAGGACAGGCCCACCCAAGATGACTCGACGGTGTCCAGGAGGAGGACACACTTGCCTCAATGTGGTACACTATGCGCCAGAAACTGGAGTCTGAGCCTCGGTATCTTCTTCCAGGGTAGAGCTGCCACATGGAAGGCAGCAGGCATGGGGCTAGCAGGCTGGGGCACATGGCCTCCCCTAGGGGGACATCTTCCTGACGCATGAGTACCTGGAGGCTGCTCTCCGTCTGAAGGGAAGGGAAGACCAGGGCATGCCTTCAGGGCCCAGGCTCCCCAGCACCCAAATACCCAGGGTCCTTCCTGCCACCCTCACGGCCCAGCTGACATCTGAAATGCTGGCGATCACTCTTCCCAGCAACTTCACCCCTTGCGCCATGCATGCCCCTCTCAGGCATCGGGCCAGGCGGAGATGACCGGCACTCACATGAGTCTAGACACCCAGACGGGGCCACACCAGGCCCACGTCTTCCTGACAAACTGAACATTCGTCCCTGAGCTTCCTTAGCTGCAGTTTctttgattcttctttattttgtcaCAGAGCCCAgccccttttatttattcattaaaaaaaatttttttttaagtaatctctacacccaacacggggcttgaacccacaaccctgagatcaggagtcgcttgccccaccgactgagccagccaggtgcccacaaATGCCCCATTGAAACAAATTTCCCCAGCACCCACAATCAGGTGAGAGACCACTTTTCCCCATCTCCACCAGTGCCCCTCTACTGCAGTAAGCTAACCTGCCACCTCGTTGGTCATGTGCCCCACGATCAGCTCACAGCACAGCAGCCAGGGTGTGCGTCTAAAAATCATGTCACCTCCTGTTTGACaccctccagtggcttctcaTTGTGGGCAGAAGAAACTGCAGCCTTTACCATGGTCCACAGACCCACTAATGTGGGCCCGTGCCTCCCTCATCTCTTCAgtcctccacctcccaccctgtTCCTCCACCTCCCACAAAGGCCTTCTTGCTCTTTCCAGGACATGCCACATCCCCAGTAATCTCTTGCATCTGTggtcctctgcctggaacattctcGCTGAGATCTACACGCGGCTCACACCCTTCCTTAGATAGGTTTCTGCACAACTTTTTATCTACAGGGACAAATTTCTGCAAAATCCAGCTCTATGAAATACACATGAGGCCCGCATATCTAAAAGTGAGACTTACAAAGGTTTCAAATAAAATGATTGGACAAAAGCATGacaaacaaatgcaaattaattcTCTGACGGGGTCTTGCCTGTAGACCCCACGCCACTCGTTACTGCCTCTCATCCTTACACAACTTACCACCAGcttcaattattttattgttctgcACCCCTCAGCAAGCATCAGCTTGCTGAGTAGCAGGATTTTATCACATTCCCCACAAAACCTCATAGCCTGGAAAGCAGGCTGGGTCTATAAACTAGGCATTCGTGTCTGCTCAAGAACTACTTTTCCAAAGTGgaaatcattttttgttttttgtttttaatttgttttttgtttttaatttcccatCTATGAGATAAATTAGAATTGTTAAATAATTCAGATCATCCTGCAAGATATGAGTGGAAATCACCATTCTTGCTGTGTTCGTTTATAGTTTTCTAGAGCCTCTAGACCACTTTTAGTCTGcgtgttcatttttttcttatttttttttattttttttttaaatttatttatgatagtcacacagagagagagagagaggcagagacacaggcagagggagaagcaggcttcatgcaccgggagcccgacgtgggattcgattccgggactccaggatcgcgccccgggccaaaggcaggtgctaaaccgctgagccacccagggatcccttcttatTGGTTTTAAGTCAATCTTTACatattaagggcagccccggtggctcagcggtttagcacggcctgcagcccagggtgtgatcctggagtcccggaatcgagtcccatgtagggctccctgcatggagcctgcttctccctctgcctctctctctctgtcttttgtgaataaataaataaaatctttaaaaaaaaactttacagggatccctgggtggcgccgcggtttggcgcctgcctttggcccagggcgcgatcctggggaccccggatcgaatcccatgtcgggctctcggtgcatggagcctgcttctccctctgcctgtgtctctgcctctctctctctctccctctgttactatcataaataaataaaaattaaaaaaaaaaaaaactttacatatTAAGAAAACAGGCCCTTTCAATCACATGGACACAAAGCCTGCCCCACATTGGGCTAGGGGTATGTTTCACGCAGGATCTATGAGGACAATGCAAAAACCTCCACTTTGTGGTCTTGGTGTCCTGTGCCCTAACCAGAGATTTAAATGCCAAGAGACACGGTGGTGGGGACCTGGGATTCCAGGCCTCTCACATCCTGCAGAGCTaccatgatattttttttttacctttgttccTAATTCGGCGTCTGCACCGCTGCGTTCCGGGTGAAGCAGGCtccgctgccccccacccccccgcccgcccctggGAGTCGGGGCAGGTGGTCCCACCCCGGATGCCCACGCCGcgcgcccggcccgccccggggCGGCTGTACCTCGATGGTTACGGGCAGCCAGGTGCGCTGGTTCTCGTCCACGTACACGGACGTCTCCCAGATCCACAGGTGGTCCGGGTGCAAGGCCGCGTGCGCCCTGAAGAACGGGAGCTCGCCCATGGCGCCCCGGGGCACGGGCGCGGGAGCCTCTGCAGCGCGGGAGCCCCTGCAGCGCGGGGTCGGGTGGGTCGCGGTGCAAGCGGGCGCCCCCGGGCGGCGGGGTgggaggggccgggggggcggggcggggcggggccgcgggcgggtcTGCAGCTGGACCTGCAGGGGGGCGCCCTGGCCAGGCCTAGGCTCCGgctgtccccccctccccgctccccgctgcTGCTGGGGAGCCACCCCCTTGTCCGTGCCAAAGGCCTCTCGGCTCTCCGGGGCGCCCAGACCCCACTGTCCGAGCCCGCCACCGCGTGTGTGTGGCTGCTCACGTCCCACTAGAGACCGGGACGCCAGGCCGCTGCTGGGAACTCACAGTCGATGCCAGGCAACCCAGAGCCGGGCCCCCCTGCACATCTTCCCGGATCATGCGAGCCTGAACGAAGCCTGGACCCTCCCAGGTTCAAGCATCCCCTTCAGCCTCTGGATGGGGTGTCCGACTCGGTCTCCTTGGCCAAGTGCTACTCATGAAGCCCCGAcaccccactcacccccacccccctccgcaAACACATTTTCCACGGCTTTGATGATGGTGTGGTCATCTAATAGCTATTGTGAAACACGATGGTGAAGAAacatggggttttttttcccctttataggCTTTGAATTCATTGCTGAGCACATCCTTCAAAATGAATGCTTGAAAAGAATCCCTTCTCTCCGCCCCAAGATCAATGGAATTGAAAAGTCCCTGGGTTTCATGATCAAACCGGCTCTCTGTGAATTACAGCAAACAAGGAAAACAATGTCACTTCATTTTGCAGTACACCGCATGCCCATTAAggcaattaagaaaataaagtacaatGAGAAACATGTAAAGCGAGGCCCGGCCTCGTTGCTCAAGCATCACCCCTGGCTGCAGTGTGGTGCTTCACCTTCCAGCTCCTTCCTGACTCTCTGCCCAGGCACTAAGAAAATACTCTGTGATCTTTCGAGatatcacagaaatgaaaatgagctTAACCCTGATCCTCTGACAGCAAAGGTATGTATGTGCTGCTCTGCCCACTCCAGACAACCTAATTCCCAAGAAAGTGCTGAGGTGGCCTACAGTAATggagataaatatataattgGATTTACCAGGAACACAAAAATAGGAGACAAAACCCAAGCCAAGGTGGAGTGGAGGAGGCAGACGGGAGCCCAGCAAACCTCCTTCCCGGAGCAGCCTCTGGTGGTGCTGGTATTTCATATTCAGACTCGTGGCATTCAGAGTGATTTCCCAGTGGTTGGTTCTTAATTCCAGACCCAGGTAGCCACTGGGAGCAAGATAGTATGGTAATGGCTGGGGAATCTCAGCCCTGTCCTGAGCTTTGAGGTCAGAAACGGTGGTAACAAGTCTGGCTTAGACAGTGTGGCAAGGGAAGGAGGTAGCTAGGAGCCCGCGTGGCCACTGACCCAGCCACATCgaggaccccaggacccagaaGGCCGATTTCTGGGGTCTGCCGATTTCATTACCACTCCTTCTGCTCTTCAGAGAGGCCACAATAGTAACAAGTAACAGAACAAGAATCACACTCCTTTGCCTGAATATCCTTCTGAATGTCCTGGGAATACATATGATCCTTACATCCCCCAGAGTCCTTTGAAAGAACAATATATGTCTTCAGCGTTGCATGAGAGCTTCTTAATATTGAGCAAGAGTGTACATCATTCTTGTGTAGGATTTAGCGAATCACTTGAGAGGGGATTCCAAAACATGAAAGTGGCACAAGATGACTGAGGAGTTCATGGGGCAGCATCGGGGGAAGGGGGCTGGGGTCTTCTTTATGGAAATCCATGAGAAAGGAATAGCTTCTGTGTGGTCTAATGGACAGGCAAGCTCTCCAGCATAAAATCTACCCCATTTTAGGGGTCAGAGGTCATTGGACctagcttttttttaattttatttttatttatttatgatagtcacacagagagagagagagaggcagagacataggcagagggagaagcaggctccatgcatcaggagcccgacgtgggattcgatcctaggtctccaggatcgcgccctgggccaaaggcaggcgccaaaccgctgcgccaccgagggatccctggacctagctttaaagatttttttttttaagattttattttttcaagagagagagagagagaggcagagacacaggcagagggagaagcaggctccatgcagggagcccgatatggggactcgatcccgggtctccaggatcatgccctgggctgaaggcagatgctcaaccactgagccagcagggATCCCCTGGACCTAGCTTTAGAGTTATATACTCCTTTCTGGCTCTTTCCTTTATCTGTCTACAA of the Canis lupus baileyi chromosome 9, mCanLup2.hap1, whole genome shotgun sequence genome contains:
- the TCL1A gene encoding T-cell leukemia/lymphoma protein 1A, with the translated sequence MGELPFFRAHAALHPDHLWIWETSVYVDENQRTWLPVTIETESSLQVLMRQEDVPLGEAMCPSLLAPCLLPSMWQLYPGRRYRGSDSSFWRIVYHIELSGMEDMLLEQLPDLEDE